The following are encoded together in the Glycine soja cultivar W05 chromosome 5, ASM419377v2, whole genome shotgun sequence genome:
- the LOC114413073 gene encoding 60S acidic ribosomal protein P3-like — protein MGVFTFVVRKSGAEWSAKQHSGDIEASADSTYDLQRKLVQAALAVDSSGGVQSSFSPVSPTSAVFQVIVGGAVFVGGGGGAVAAAPAGGAAAADAAPAAEKKEEKVEEESDDDMGLGLFD, from the exons ATGGGAGTCTTCACCTTTGTCGTTCGCAAATCCGGCGCCGAATGGAGCGCCAAGCAACATTCCGGCGACATCGAGGCCTCCGCCGACTCCACCTACGATCTCCAAAGGAAGCTCGTGCAAGCCGCTCTCGCCGTTGATTCCTCCGGTGGAGTCCAGTCCTCCTTCTCTCCCGTGTCTCCTACCTCCGCTGTGTTCCAG GTGATAGTGGGTGGTGCTGTATTCGTTGGAGGTGGCGGTGGTGCTGTTGCAGCTGCACCTGCAGGTGGTGCTGCTGCAGCTGATGCTGCCCCGGCTGCtgagaaaaaggaagaaaaggtgGAGGAAGAGTCCGATGATGATATGGGATTGGGACTGTTTGATTAG